In a genomic window of Neoarius graeffei isolate fNeoGra1 chromosome 13, fNeoGra1.pri, whole genome shotgun sequence:
- the ttpal gene encoding alpha-tocopherol transfer protein-like isoform X2, which produces MSRHPMARPNGYVDPGASVDVMAGVHFPAAPPPIYVCTLTPDLEAKAREELQEKPEWRLRDVQALRDMILKEHSGLRTRLDDAFLLRFLRARKFDYDRALQLLLNYHSSRRAWPEVFQDLKPSTVKHVLELGFLTILPRPDPQGRYVLCLRPGKWTPNDYPFVDNIRAIYLTLEKLIQPEETQVNGIVILVDYTGVGLSQASNPGPLLAKKVVSILQDGFPIRIKAVNIINEPRIFKGIFAIIKPFLKEKMAERFVLHGSDLSSLHRVIPRSVLPQEYGGVDGRLDMTAWTRTLLEAEEEFVVEFCQPEPLEGAPMPDSMLFEGEQPEDSYRSLRSQLYYCY; this is translated from the exons ATGAGCAG ACACCCAATGGCACGTCCGAATGGCTACGTTGATCCTGGCGCTTCAGTGGACGTAATGGCAGGTGTACACTTCCCTGCAGCGCCACCACCCATCTACGTGTGCACTCTAACCCCGGATCTGGAGGCCAAGGCACGAGAGGAGCTCCAGGAGAAACCCGAGTGGCGTCTTCGGGACGTCCAGGCACTGCGAGACATGATCCTGAAAGAGCATTCGGGTCTGAGAACGCGGCTGGACGACGCCTTTCTCTTGCGCTTCCTCCGAGCCAGGAAGTTTGACTATGACCGGGCGCTGCAGTTGCTCCTGAACTACCACAGCAGCAGGAGGGCCTGGCCTGAAGTCTTCCAGGACCTCAAGCCCTCAACGGTGAAGCATGTCCTTGAGCTCGGCTTCCTGACCATCCTACCCAGACCTGATCCTCAAGGCCGCTACGTTCTCTGCTTACGGCCAG GGAAGTGGACACCAAACGACTATCCGTTTGTGGATAATATTCGAGCCATTTATCTGACATTAGAAAAGCTGATTCAACCCGAGGAGACTCAAGTGAACGGAATCGTCATCTTGGTGGATTACACTGGAGTCGGCTTGTCTCAGGCCTCCAACCCAGGCCCTCTTCTGGCAAAGAAAGTCGTGAGCATTCTTCAG GATGGATTTCCGATCAGAATAAAGGCAGTGAATATCATAAATGAGCCTCGAATCTTTAAAGGAATCTTTGCAATAATAAAGCCTTTTTTGAAGGAGAAGATGGCTGAAAGG TTTGTCTTGCACGGCTCAGACCTGTCGTCCCTGCACCGCGTCATCCCACGCTCCGTGCTGCCGCAGGAATACGGAGGCGTGGACGGTAGATTGGACATGACAGCTTGGACTCGCACGCTACTCGAGGCCGAGGAGGAGTTTGTCGTGGAGTTTTGCCAGCCGGAGCCTCTGGAGGGAGCACCGATGCCCGACTCGATGCTTTTTGAAGGCGAGCAGCCTGAGGACTCTTACAGAAGCCTGCGCTCGCAGCTCTACTACTGCTACTGA
- the ttpal gene encoding alpha-tocopherol transfer protein-like isoform X1 yields MKSLKAYIHPMARPNGYVDPGASVDVMAGVHFPAAPPPIYVCTLTPDLEAKAREELQEKPEWRLRDVQALRDMILKEHSGLRTRLDDAFLLRFLRARKFDYDRALQLLLNYHSSRRAWPEVFQDLKPSTVKHVLELGFLTILPRPDPQGRYVLCLRPGKWTPNDYPFVDNIRAIYLTLEKLIQPEETQVNGIVILVDYTGVGLSQASNPGPLLAKKVVSILQDGFPIRIKAVNIINEPRIFKGIFAIIKPFLKEKMAERFVLHGSDLSSLHRVIPRSVLPQEYGGVDGRLDMTAWTRTLLEAEEEFVVEFCQPEPLEGAPMPDSMLFEGEQPEDSYRSLRSQLYYCY; encoded by the exons atgaaATCCTTAAAGGCATACAT ACACCCAATGGCACGTCCGAATGGCTACGTTGATCCTGGCGCTTCAGTGGACGTAATGGCAGGTGTACACTTCCCTGCAGCGCCACCACCCATCTACGTGTGCACTCTAACCCCGGATCTGGAGGCCAAGGCACGAGAGGAGCTCCAGGAGAAACCCGAGTGGCGTCTTCGGGACGTCCAGGCACTGCGAGACATGATCCTGAAAGAGCATTCGGGTCTGAGAACGCGGCTGGACGACGCCTTTCTCTTGCGCTTCCTCCGAGCCAGGAAGTTTGACTATGACCGGGCGCTGCAGTTGCTCCTGAACTACCACAGCAGCAGGAGGGCCTGGCCTGAAGTCTTCCAGGACCTCAAGCCCTCAACGGTGAAGCATGTCCTTGAGCTCGGCTTCCTGACCATCCTACCCAGACCTGATCCTCAAGGCCGCTACGTTCTCTGCTTACGGCCAG GGAAGTGGACACCAAACGACTATCCGTTTGTGGATAATATTCGAGCCATTTATCTGACATTAGAAAAGCTGATTCAACCCGAGGAGACTCAAGTGAACGGAATCGTCATCTTGGTGGATTACACTGGAGTCGGCTTGTCTCAGGCCTCCAACCCAGGCCCTCTTCTGGCAAAGAAAGTCGTGAGCATTCTTCAG GATGGATTTCCGATCAGAATAAAGGCAGTGAATATCATAAATGAGCCTCGAATCTTTAAAGGAATCTTTGCAATAATAAAGCCTTTTTTGAAGGAGAAGATGGCTGAAAGG TTTGTCTTGCACGGCTCAGACCTGTCGTCCCTGCACCGCGTCATCCCACGCTCCGTGCTGCCGCAGGAATACGGAGGCGTGGACGGTAGATTGGACATGACAGCTTGGACTCGCACGCTACTCGAGGCCGAGGAGGAGTTTGTCGTGGAGTTTTGCCAGCCGGAGCCTCTGGAGGGAGCACCGATGCCCGACTCGATGCTTTTTGAAGGCGAGCAGCCTGAGGACTCTTACAGAAGCCTGCGCTCGCAGCTCTACTACTGCTACTGA